TGTTGAAAAGCACCATCAGGATGACCCACTTGAGATCTTCTAAATCAAACTCGGCGGTATCCAGCGCCATGACACGCTCAATGACCATCTCACGAGTCTCGAGATTCAGCACCTGAATTTGTTCCAGAAACAGCAGGAACCCCCGACAGCTGGCGTCCAGCCGCTGGCACTCTTCTGCGGTATAAATACGCATTGAGAGTGGATCCGACGCCAGTTGCATCGGCGCGGAAAGACCATCCTGATAATCCGCCAGCTTTTCCAGCCATAACAGCGCATTAAAGATATCTTCCTGATCAAAACCCGCATCCGTCAGGTCCCGCGTCAGCTTATCCTGGTCAACGCGCATCTCAGCTTCGTTATGGATATAGGTTTCAAACAAATACATTAGTACGTCGAACATGGCCTGCCCTCCTCACTCGGACATAGCCGCCGGGTACAGCTGCGATCCATCCTGCTAACTCCAGTTCGAGTAGCTGGGCTACC
This DNA window, taken from Cronobacter universalis NCTC 9529, encodes the following:
- the smg gene encoding DUF494 family protein Smg, which produces MFDVLMYLFETYIHNEAEMRVDQDKLTRDLTDAGFDQEDIFNALLWLEKLADYQDGLSAPMQLASDPLSMRIYTAEECQRLDASCRGFLLFLEQIQVLNLETREMVIERVMALDTAEFDLEDLKWVILMVLFNIPGCENAYQQMEELLFEVNDGMLH